TATTACTTTAGTGATAAGCATAAGGCAACCAATTGTTTCTTATCAGACGTAAATGGAAATGTTTTAAGTTATGTTCTGGAAAATGAAGCTGCGATGAGATTTTGGGATGTTTTTGTAAAATGGGGTGTATCTCTAAGGGTTCTAGAGCGTTTCAATATTAATAACATCATAAATCATGGGATGCCAAATGAGGTATCGATTTGCTATTTTATTAATGAACCTGTTAATTTTAATTTATGTGAATTTATTATTAATAATTTTACGAGTAGACATATTTGGATACCTGAATTGATATATAAGGTTGCTCTGAATTACAGATTTTCTGTCGAAAAAATTAAAGAGTTAATAATCAGAGAGATTACAAGTAATAAAGATTTAACTTTTGAAAGAACATCTGAAATTTTTCTGATAAAAGGGAAAAATAATATTAAGCGAATAAATTCTGCGACTTATTTATTCCCCAAATTAAATAATAGTTTTATTTCACATCTAATTATACGAAAATGATAGACTTTCTTCAACAAAAACGTGAATTAAACACCGAAGATAAATATAAGGTTTTTAATTTAGAGTCAAATCCTTTTCCAAAATCTGGGACAGCTAATATAAATGAATCAACCGAAAGAACAATAGGGCTAATGCCCGTTGATAAAAATGTTCTGAATAAGCTTATAGATTTTATCGGAGATTCTCTGTATTCTGAAGACACAGAAGACCAGAAACTTATCGGGACGATTTCTGGAGATTATGGTACAGGAAAAACTCAGCTTTTACTTTTTGCTAGGTCATTGATTTTAAATGAACCCAAAAAATCATATGTGCTCTACATTAATAATCCTGGCACTAAGCTTTCTGAATTAGTGGGTTCTGTAATTGAAAATATAGGTCATGAACAATTTAAGAAATTTATTTGGGGCCAAATATTAGAGTCAATTAGTAAAAATGAAGAATATATTAAAAAATTAAATGTACTTCCTCTGAGTAAACAACAATCACTTTTCGAAGACAATAATAATGCAATAAATCAGCTTGATATAGAGAGTACCGTAAGTTATAAATTATTTATAGATAGATTTATTGGGCTAGTTGAGAATAAGAGTACAAGGAAATTATTTGAAGAAACACTAAAGCCTATTGTTTTGGAAATTCTTCGAGTTAAGAATGGAGATGATGCAGTTATTGCAAATTATTTTTACCAACTAATTGTTGATGAGTTTGGAGTTAACAAAACTTGGGAAAGTTTAACTTCTGGAAGTGGCATAGGCCTTGATAAGAAAGTTGTAAAGTTATTGAATGCTATAATATCTATTGTGAGAGACCAAGGATTTCAGAGGTTTTATTTA
The DNA window shown above is from Flectobacillus major DSM 103 and carries:
- a CDS encoding BREX system ATP-binding domain-containing protein, with the translated sequence MIDFLQQKRELNTEDKYKVFNLESNPFPKSGTANINESTERTIGLMPVDKNVLNKLIDFIGDSLYSEDTEDQKLIGTISGDYGTGKTQLLLFARSLILNEPKKSYVLYINNPGTKLSELVGSVIENIGHEQFKKFIWGQILESISKNEEYIKKLNVLPLSKQQSLFEDNNNAINQLDIESTVSYKLFIDRFIGLVENKSTRKLFEETLKPIVLEILRVKNGDDAVIANYFYQLIVDEFGVNKTWESLTSGSGIGLDKKVVKLLNAIISIVRDQGFQRFYLLVDEFEDITSGRLSKKEQDNYTQNLRTLIDKERRWCVLFAMTSNALEDIARLSPPLYDRLTDRKILIQRITNEQARVITYSYLSTARKDEADSIVDSNMNLYPFTIDAIDEVNNKSLGSPRIFLRSMYQILERAVEFKSTIKLIDKDFITKHLDWI